In the genome of Ananas comosus cultivar F153 linkage group 11, ASM154086v1, whole genome shotgun sequence, one region contains:
- the LOC109717788 gene encoding putative disease resistance protein RGA3: protein MALTFIAGVVATAIIEKLVDTCFSYIKAYPGLRGVRDELERLQLALPQIQTVLTAVEEAASIAEQNEALDAWLWQLRDAVENAEDVLDELEYYELKKTIKDRDDKVRGILYKCKKKFDRFVDRKFSNDTLKRLREAVKGLDMVVAGMGPLVQLVTGLYGPSVKCQKLEEIKNARETSSLVIKSEVLGRDKETGLIVEWLINPGDADVDVSAFTIVGMGGLGKTTLAQLIYQDERVREYFDPIMWVCISQDFDVTVITRKIVECVSSGSFGDKSLHALHENLKHKLTSKRFLLILDDVWNDDKMTEWEKLVAPLKFEQRGSKILLTTRMGSVADMAAKVLKCKRESLNLNELEENDYMLLFNKHAFLGVNPDDYKNLQPIGERIAKKLGGCPLAIKVMGGLLNSCMDYKYWKKILEEDIMKLQHGNDSIMTILRLSYDHLPTNLQLCFRYCSLFPQDHMFKRKKLVNMWIGSDLIPQSICGRQRPEDIGNEYLNLLAKKSFFTCKTSANGLKITKEYFMHDLLHDLAQSVSLGECIRVGGDVARITIPRTVRHLSVEMVNFLSIREISNLKNVRTLVISVREDNTHNADHALEFIEVIKGFKKLRLLILDVMFDPYKLPDALSSLIHLRYLSLSLWKVMNESIEYDGLTNLVNLRSLDVFDDVIQKIPYISKLPFIHELQNFVVREESGYKIGELENLRDLRHLCIRELENVRTSQEAIEAKLNQKKYLKSLSLQWSAGRFNSAEADEQLLDNLCPHINLKKMCIEQYQGAKSPSWMTNLSLVNLTSIKLIDCKGWKHLPPLGQFTSLQSLHLRGLHAIKQIDCSFIRSSSACDFQSLKFLQLRDMPNLDEWIGVDDGCMFPQLLSMNIIDCPNLREIPTLPYSLSRLQISNVGLTALPTINQNYTENNRQEQDLEYVPTCGDLDVPLLWSADLTSLTELKLFDCARIASLPPAQVCARWTMLSRLMIKNCEGLSSFGGIQALVSLSYLEIKGCDKLIEVALLLQPPFPNDVRQNKNAAMDCFLKNGELSIDHPALLLVEPLRSLSSINVLTISDASQLTSLPEEWLLQNHVALKTLRISNAISLQSLPQSMTKLCSLEHLYVYIAKLIRSLPDLPTSLCTLLIYGCHPVLKERCQENIGLDWPKIANIPDVWIEQAVAEQR from the exons ATGGCTCTAACTTTCATAGCCGGAGTGGTGGCAACGGCGATCATCGAGAAGCTCGTTGATACATGCTTTTCCTACATCAAAGCTTACCCGGGGCTACGAGGCGTGCGGGACGAGCTGGAAAGGCTGCAGCTGGCCCTTCCGCAGATCCAGACAGTCTTGACTGCCGTAGAGGAGGCGGCGTCTATTGCAGAGCAGAACGAGGCGCTGGATGCTTGGTTGTGGCAGCTCAGAGATGCTGTGGAGAACGCGGAGGACGTGCTCGACGAGCTGGAGTACTACGAGCTGAAGAAGACTATAAAAGATCGAGATGACAAGGTGCGTGGCATTCTCTATAAATGCAAGAAAAAGTTTGACCGTTTTGTTGATCGTAAATTTAGCAATGACACACTGAAGCGGTTGAGGGAGGCCGTTAAGGGGTTAGATATGGTTGTTGCCGGCATGGGGCCACTAGTTCAACTTGTTACTGGGTTATACGGTCCTAGTGTTAAGTGTCAAAAGCTCGAGGAAATCAAGAATGCTCGCGAGACTAGCTCCTTGGTAATCAAAAGTGAGGTGCTCGGACGAGACAAGGAGACGGGCCTGATAGTCGAATGGCTGATCAACCCGGGAGATGCTGATGTTGATGTCTCCGCTTTTACAATTGTTGGTATGGGTGGGCTTGGGAAGACTACCCTTGCTCAACTAATCTATCAAGACGAAAGGGTGCGAGAGTACTTCGACCCCATTATGTGGGTTTGCATTTCTCAGGATTTCGATGTAACTGTGATAACAAGAAAGATTGTAGAATGTGTAAGTAGTGGGAGTTTTGGCGACAAGAGTCTACATGCGCTCCATGAGAATCTTAAACACAAACTAACGTCGAAGAGGTTTTTACTCATACTGGATGATGTTTGGAACGATGATAAAATGACGGAGTGGGAGAAATTGGTTGCTCCTTTGAAATTCGAACAGAGAGGAAGCAAGATCCTGTTGACAACTCGAATGGGTTCAGTTGCGGATATGGCGGCAAAAGTGCTGAAATGCAAGCGAGAGTCATTAAATCTAAATGAGTTGGAGGAGAACGACTATATGTTGCTTTTCAATAAGCATGCATTCCTCGGTGTGAACCCTGATGACTATAAAAACTTGCAACCGATTGGTGAACGTATAGCGAAGAAACTTGGAGGATGCCCACTGGCAATAAAGGTCATGGGAGGATTGCTGAACTCCTGCATGGACTATAAATATTGGAAGAAAATCTTGGAAGAAGACATCATGAAATTACAACATGGAAATGACAGCATTATGACAATTTTGAGATTAAGCTACGATCACTTACCCACAAACTTACAACTCTGCTTTAGATATTGTAGTTTATTTCCACAGGATCATATGTTTAAGAGGAAAAAGTTGGTCAATATGTGGATTGGTTCAGATCTGATTCCGCAATCTATTTGTGGCAGGCAAAGGCCAGAGGATATCGGAAATGAGTATTTAAATCTTCTGGCAAAAAAATCATTCTTTACTTGCAAAACCAGTGCTAATGGGTTGAAAATTACTAAAGAGTATTTTATGCACGATCTGCTGCATGACCTAGCACAATCAGTTTCTCTAGGAGAATGCATCAGAGTAGGAGGTGACGTTGCAAGAATTACTATTCCACGGACAGTTCGACATTTATCTGTTGAAATGGTCAATTTTCTTTCCATCAGAGAGATCTCCAATCTTAAGAACGTGCGCACTCTTGTCATTTCTGTGAGAGAGGACAATACCCATAATGCAGATCATGCACTTGAATTTATTGAGGTTATAAAAGGGTTTAAAAAGTTACGCTTATTGATCTTAGATGTGATGTTTGACCCTTATAAACTgcccgatgcacttagtagctTGATACACCTccgctacctatctctttcacTATGGAAAGTTATGAATGAAAGTATTGAATATGATGGCTTGACCAACTTGGTCAATTTGCGTTCATTAgatgttttcgatgatgtgatACAAAAAATTCCTTATATTAGCAAATTACCCTTCATCCACGAATTACAAAATTTTGTTGTCCGAGAGGAGAGTGGTTACAAAATTGGTGAACTAGAGAACCTCAGGGACCTTCGTCACCTGTGTATTAGGGAACTTGAAAATGTGAGGACTTCTCAAGAAGCCATTGAGGCCAAGTTGAATcagaaaaaatatctcaaatcatTGTCATTGCAATGGTCCGCAGGCCGCTTCAATAGTGCAGAGGCAGATGAACAGCTCCTCGATAACCTCTGCCCTCATATCAATCTCAAGAAAATGTGCATCGAACAATACCAAGGTGCTAAATCTCCAAGTTGGATGACAAATCTGTCTCTTGTCAATTTGACATCCATCAAACTGATTGATTGTAAAGGATGGAAGCACCTTCCACCTCTTGGGCAGTTTACTTCGCTGCAATCTCTACACTTGAGGGGACTGCATGCAATAAAGCAAATAGATTGTTCATTCATCAGAAGCAGCAGTGCATGTGACTTTCAATCGTTGAAGTTCTTACAGTTACGAGACATGCCTAACTTGGACGAGTGGATTGGAGTAGATGATGGGTGCATGTTTCCTCAACTTCTTTCTATGAATATTATTGACTGCCCTAATTTGAGGGAAATTCCTACTCTGCCGTATAGTCTAAGTCGATTGCAAATTTCAAATGTCGGATTGACTGCTCTTCCAACAATAAATCAGAATTACACGGAAAACAAT CGGCAAGAACAGGATCTTGAATATGTTCCAACATGTGGCGATCTTGACGTGCCATTGCTGTGGTCAGCAGATTTAACCTCTCTTACTGAGTTGAAATTATTCGATTGTGCAAGGATAGCATCCCTTCCCCCAGCACAAGTGTGTGCACGATGGACGATGCTTTCCCGTCTAATGATAAAGAACTGCGAAGGACTGTCATCATTTGGCGGAATACAAGCTCTTGTATCCCTCagttatttagaaatcaaaggGTGTGACAAGCTAATTGAAGTTGCCCTGCTGCTGCAGCCTCCGTTCCCAAACGATGTCCGCCAAAACAAGAATGCAGCAATGGACTGCTTTTTGAAGAATGGCGAACTATCAATTGACCACCCCGCCCTCCTGCTCGTGGAGCCATTGAGAAGTCTCTCCTCCATCAACGTGTTGACTATCTCTGATGCTTCACAACTCACCAGCTTACCTGAGGAATGGCTACTGCAAAATCACGTTGCCCTCAAAACTTTACGCATATCGAATGCAATCTCCCTCCAGTCCCTACCCCAGAGCATGACAAAACTGTGCTCCCTAGAGCatttgtatgtatatattgCTAAGCTCATCCGGTCACTTCCAGATCTGCCTACTTCACTGTGTACTCTACTCATCTATGGGTGTCACCCCGTGTTGAAGGAGCGATGCCAAGAGAATATAGGCCTTGATTGGCCCAAGATTGCCAACATCCCTGATGTGTGGATTGAACAGGCAGTTGCAGAGCAACGATGA